A window of the Butyricimonas virosa genome harbors these coding sequences:
- the lon gene encoding endopeptidase La has translation MNKIDLKDILQENLADDNQDYLSILGDEKEMLNDHTDIPDTLPILPLRNTVLFPGVIIPINIGREKSLKLIRYVYKSSVPFGVIAQRDTNTENPKLEDLYTIGTVATVLKILEMPDGTTTAIIQGKKRFELDDILYDEPYHVGKITVKQEDTIKEDDQEYNAIGEALKEMALKIVKYSSNIPNEAGFALKNIESMLFLINFISSNTDIDYRNKQELLEIDILKERATKLLELLGKQVKILELKEDIQKKVKVDLDKQQREYLLHQQMKTIQNELGANPVDEDLQELEEAAQKKKWGKNVQEIFEKELQKLKRQNPSTPDYSVQFNYVKELTELPWEHYSEDNFDLKKASEILDADHYGLDKVKERILEYLAVLKLKGDMKSPILCLYGPPGVGKTSLGKSVARALNREFVRMSLGGLHDESEIRGHRRTYIGAMPGRIIQSIKKAGTSNPVFILDEIDKVGQDFRGDPQSALLEVLDPEQNTTFHDNYLDVDYDLSKVMFIATANDISTIAPPLRDRMEMIEVSGYLMEEKIEIAKRHLIPKQLVNHGLKAEQIEFTDDILNFIIDKYTRESGVRGLDKTLAKIMRQVAKKVAMDPSFTIKPTKATVEEYLGTPIFTREEYQGNELPGVVTGLAWTAVGGEILYVESSISKGKGVLTMTGSLGDVMKESATLALEYIKSHAEELGIQPSAVEEHNVHIHVPAGAVPKDGPSAGITMVTSLASSLTGRKVKKALAMTGEITLRGKVLPVGGIREKILAAKRAGIKEIILCRENKKDIDEIKKEYVKGIKFHFVDHIREVLDIALI, from the coding sequence ATGAATAAAATAGATTTAAAAGATATTTTACAAGAAAACTTGGCGGACGATAATCAAGATTATTTATCCATCTTGGGAGACGAGAAGGAGATGCTCAACGACCACACGGATATTCCAGACACTCTGCCAATTTTACCGCTACGGAACACGGTTCTGTTCCCGGGCGTCATAATTCCTATAAATATTGGCAGGGAAAAATCATTGAAACTCATCCGTTACGTGTATAAAAGCAGCGTACCTTTCGGTGTTATCGCCCAAAGAGACACCAACACCGAAAACCCGAAACTGGAAGACTTATACACGATCGGTACAGTTGCAACCGTTTTGAAGATACTGGAAATGCCGGATGGAACCACAACGGCTATCATACAAGGTAAAAAGAGATTCGAACTCGATGACATCCTGTATGATGAACCCTACCACGTGGGAAAGATCACTGTCAAGCAAGAGGATACAATCAAGGAGGATGACCAAGAGTATAATGCCATCGGAGAGGCTTTAAAGGAGATGGCCCTCAAGATCGTAAAATACTCCAGCAACATCCCGAACGAGGCCGGCTTCGCCTTGAAAAACATCGAGAGTATGCTATTCTTGATCAATTTCATTTCCTCTAACACGGATATTGACTACCGGAATAAACAGGAATTACTGGAAATTGACATCCTGAAAGAACGGGCAACCAAATTACTGGAACTTTTAGGCAAACAAGTCAAGATTCTGGAACTCAAAGAAGACATCCAGAAGAAGGTGAAAGTCGATCTGGATAAACAGCAACGGGAATACTTGCTCCACCAGCAGATGAAGACCATCCAAAACGAGCTGGGAGCCAATCCGGTAGATGAAGATCTTCAAGAATTGGAAGAAGCGGCCCAAAAGAAAAAGTGGGGAAAGAACGTGCAGGAAATTTTCGAAAAAGAACTTCAAAAATTGAAACGCCAAAATCCTTCCACCCCGGACTATTCCGTGCAATTCAATTACGTGAAAGAATTGACCGAGTTACCCTGGGAACACTATTCCGAGGATAATTTCGACTTGAAGAAAGCATCCGAGATACTGGATGCCGATCATTACGGACTGGATAAGGTGAAAGAGAGAATTCTCGAGTACCTCGCCGTACTGAAGCTGAAAGGAGATATGAAATCCCCGATCCTGTGCCTGTACGGCCCTCCGGGAGTCGGCAAGACTTCCTTGGGAAAATCCGTAGCTCGGGCACTCAACCGGGAGTTTGTACGTATGTCATTGGGAGGTTTACACGATGAATCCGAAATCCGGGGACACCGTCGCACCTATATTGGAGCCATGCCCGGACGAATCATTCAAAGTATCAAGAAAGCGGGTACATCAAATCCCGTATTCATACTGGACGAAATTGACAAAGTTGGCCAAGACTTTCGGGGAGACCCACAATCGGCGCTATTGGAAGTGCTTGATCCGGAACAGAACACGACCTTCCATGATAACTATCTGGACGTAGACTACGACTTATCAAAAGTCATGTTTATCGCCACGGCAAACGACATTTCGACGATTGCTCCCCCGTTAAGAGACCGTATGGAAATGATCGAGGTGAGCGGTTACCTCATGGAAGAAAAAATAGAGATTGCCAAACGGCATTTGATACCCAAACAGCTGGTGAATCACGGGCTAAAAGCAGAACAAATTGAGTTTACCGATGATATACTAAACTTCATCATCGATAAATACACCCGGGAATCAGGAGTACGGGGATTAGATAAGACCTTGGCAAAGATCATGCGTCAAGTGGCAAAAAAGGTGGCTATGGATCCGTCTTTCACGATTAAACCGACAAAAGCTACGGTGGAAGAATACTTGGGTACACCCATCTTCACCCGGGAAGAATACCAAGGTAACGAGTTACCCGGAGTGGTTACCGGTTTGGCATGGACAGCCGTGGGTGGTGAAATTCTTTACGTGGAATCAAGTATCAGCAAGGGCAAAGGTGTCCTAACCATGACAGGAAGCCTAGGTGATGTGATGAAAGAGTCTGCCACCTTGGCATTAGAATATATCAAATCGCACGCTGAAGAACTGGGAATACAGCCCTCTGCCGTGGAAGAACATAATGTCCATATTCACGTTCCGGCAGGTGCCGTACCTAAAGACGGCCCCTCGGCAGGTATCACCATGGTCACCTCGTTAGCCTCATCGCTAACCGGAAGAAAGGTAAAGAAGGCTTTAGCCATGACCGGAGAAATCACGTTGAGAGGCAAAGTTCTCCCCGTGGGAGGTATCCGGGAAAAGATCCTAGCTGCCAAACGTGCCGGGATCAAAGAGATCATCCTTTGCCGGGAAAACAAAAAAGACATTGACGAGATTAAAAAAGAATACGTAAAAGGCATTAAATTCCACTTCGTTGACCACATTCGGGAAGTATTGGACATTGCCTTGATCTAA
- a CDS encoding GlmU family protein, with translation MKIILFDDKSWGTLRPLTFTRPISELRVGILTIREKWEKRFGDKVAYLTKDYLQEKFPLSVEDDNLLINSSVCPNDELMQKIRFLQAGEMLLQGDCLIAVRMGIQDVATFDPMAIPDFTRKEYTGEFTRVVYPYHLFSLNAQELEVDFRLITEGRESALLNSCVQVYGKYPVFVEEGAVVRCAVINTEGGPVYIGKDAEIMEGVLVRGPLAMCEHSVLTMGAKVYGATTLGPYCKCGGEVNNVVMIGYSNKAHDGFLGNSVLGEWCNIGAGTNNSNLKNTYVEVKLWDYETKHFRRTGLQFCGLIMGDHAKLGISTMINTGTVIGVGTNIFGSDFPRNFVPSFSWGGASGFTEHKMNQFVSTAEAVMKRRNKTFDDVDRRIIEHVFADPER, from the coding sequence ATGAAAATAATTTTGTTTGATGATAAAAGTTGGGGTACTTTACGACCCTTGACTTTTACTCGTCCGATTTCTGAATTGAGGGTTGGAATTCTCACGATCCGGGAAAAGTGGGAAAAGCGGTTTGGGGATAAGGTTGCATATCTGACTAAAGACTACCTTCAGGAAAAGTTCCCGTTGTCTGTGGAAGACGATAATTTGCTTATCAATAGTTCGGTATGTCCGAATGATGAATTGATGCAGAAAATCAGGTTTTTACAGGCTGGAGAGATGTTATTACAGGGTGATTGTCTGATCGCCGTGCGGATGGGTATACAGGATGTTGCAACCTTTGATCCGATGGCTATACCCGATTTTACACGTAAAGAATACACGGGAGAGTTTACCCGTGTTGTTTATCCTTACCATTTGTTTTCACTGAATGCCCAAGAATTGGAGGTTGATTTCCGATTGATTACGGAAGGGCGTGAGAGTGCCCTGTTGAATAGTTGCGTGCAGGTGTACGGGAAGTACCCCGTTTTCGTGGAAGAGGGGGCTGTTGTGCGCTGTGCGGTAATTAACACGGAAGGAGGCCCGGTATATATCGGTAAAGATGCCGAGATTATGGAAGGTGTTCTCGTGCGAGGACCGTTGGCGATGTGCGAACATTCGGTGTTGACGATGGGTGCCAAGGTGTATGGGGCGACAACTTTAGGTCCGTATTGCAAATGCGGGGGTGAGGTGAACAACGTTGTGATGATTGGTTATTCGAATAAGGCTCATGACGGTTTCCTCGGGAATTCCGTGCTGGGCGAGTGGTGTAACATTGGTGCCGGGACGAATAATTCCAATCTGAAAAACACTTACGTGGAGGTGAAGTTGTGGGATTACGAGACCAAGCATTTCCGTCGAACCGGACTTCAATTCTGCGGTCTGATCATGGGTGACCATGCTAAACTAGGTATTTCCACCATGATTAATACTGGAACGGTGATCGGTGTGGGTACCAATATTTTCGGTTCGGATTTTCCCCGGAATTTCGTTCCTTCCTTCTCATGGGGTGGTGCCAGTGGATTCACGGAGCATAAAATGAATCAATTCGTTTCCACGGCTGAAGCTGTTATGAAACGCCGGAACAAAACGTTTGATGATGTCGATCGCCGGATTATCGAACATGTGTTTGCAGATCCTGAACGGTAG
- a CDS encoding AI-2E family transporter has translation MNNIGKYCLGGFALAIVGFLCWYFSSIIAYILIAVIISFLGRPVMNCLERLEIKGYHIPEGLRAAIALICIWVVFILFFYTVIPLVSQEFQSLSDISITNIVNKLEDPLADLEQGLKRFGILESDQDVKEYIVTNLKSVVDVTQIQNMFGSLAGTISSIFIALFSVTFMAFFFLKDSKLFYRMLLTIVPTRYGEGVGNALDSIQRLLMRYFIGITFEVLIVMGLNILGLTIVGLPFNNAVLIGLITGITNVIPYIGPLIGAAFGLSVGIATNVDVDFYTVVFPLLIYMSIVFIITQLIDNVVLQPLIYGNSVHAHPMEIFLVILIAGNLAGIPGMILAIPGYTVLRVILREFFNKYKLVKSLTKGLEDEK, from the coding sequence ATGAATAATATAGGAAAATATTGTCTGGGAGGGTTCGCTTTGGCGATCGTGGGATTTTTGTGTTGGTATTTTTCTTCCATAATAGCTTATATCTTGATTGCCGTGATCATCTCTTTTTTAGGACGACCGGTGATGAATTGTTTGGAGCGCTTGGAAATTAAGGGGTATCATATACCAGAAGGTTTGCGAGCTGCGATAGCTCTGATTTGTATTTGGGTGGTATTCATCCTTTTCTTTTACACGGTGATCCCGTTAGTGAGCCAAGAATTTCAGTCGTTGAGTGATATTAGTATCACGAATATCGTGAACAAGCTTGAAGATCCTTTGGCCGATTTGGAGCAGGGATTGAAACGGTTTGGAATTCTTGAATCGGATCAGGACGTGAAGGAATATATCGTGACGAACTTGAAGTCGGTGGTGGATGTTACGCAGATTCAAAATATGTTCGGTTCTTTGGCGGGTACGATCAGTAGTATTTTCATTGCCTTGTTTTCCGTGACCTTCATGGCATTCTTTTTCCTGAAGGATAGCAAGTTATTTTACCGGATGTTATTGACTATCGTGCCGACACGTTATGGGGAAGGTGTGGGGAATGCGTTGGATTCGATTCAAAGATTGCTGATGCGTTATTTTATCGGGATTACCTTCGAGGTGCTGATCGTGATGGGTTTAAATATATTGGGATTAACGATTGTGGGGCTACCGTTTAATAATGCGGTGCTGATTGGTTTGATCACGGGGATTACGAATGTAATTCCTTATATCGGGCCTCTGATCGGGGCGGCCTTCGGGTTGTCTGTCGGGATTGCGACGAATGTGGATGTCGATTTCTACACGGTAGTATTTCCCTTGTTGATATACATGAGTATCGTTTTCATTATTACCCAGTTGATTGATAATGTGGTGTTACAGCCTCTGATTTACGGGAATAGTGTTCACGCTCACCCGATGGAGATTTTTTTGGTGATACTGATTGCAGGAAATTTGGCGGGTATACCGGGAATGATCTTGGCGATACCGGGGTATACGGTTTTAAGGGTAATATTAAGAGAATTCTTTAATAAATATAAACTGGTTAAGTCATTGACCAAAGGCCTGGAAGATGAAAAGTGA
- a CDS encoding DUF4492 domain-containing protein: MLRKAWDLYYDGFRNMPRWGRTLWLIIIIKLCIMFLVFKLWLMPNYLNSHYDSAEEKSNHVFEELTTKP; the protein is encoded by the coding sequence ATGCTAAGAAAAGCTTGGGATCTATATTACGACGGATTCAGGAATATGCCCCGGTGGGGAAGAACTCTTTGGCTTATTATCATTATTAAGCTATGTATCATGTTTTTAGTCTTTAAACTTTGGTTAATGCCCAATTACCTCAACTCCCACTATGACAGTGCCGAGGAGAAAAGTAATCATGTTTTTGAAGAATTAACAACAAAACCTTAA
- the ahpF gene encoding alkyl hydroperoxide reductase subunit F, producing MLDTSLKDQLKNIFAVLEARYTLDIAVAPQHESWQELTEMLADVAECSDKISCQIKEGKELEFSLLKNGEPTGIKFRGVPNGHEFTSLLLAIMNADGKGKNFPDKTICNRVKALKGPIHLTTYVSLTCTNCPDVVQALNAMVTLNPQIHHEMVDGAIYQDEVEKLKIQGVPSVFADGKLLHVGRGEFGELLNKLETQYGIEENTLEVKEKSYDVIVLGGGPAGSAAAIYSARKGLNVAVIAERIGGQVKETVGIENLISVPETTGNQLADNLRTHLQCYPIDLLEHRQIEKIALEDKQKILSTATGEKFSAPAVIVATGASWRKLNVSGEAEYIGRGVAFCPHCDGPFYKGKHVAVVGGGNSGIEAAIDLAGICSKVTVLEFLDNLKADQVLQEKLKSLPNVEVFVNSQTLEVIGNGDKVTGIRVKDRTSEEVRTIELDGIFVQIGLMPNSGVFRDVVDTNRMGEIAIDTHCRTNIPGIYAAGDVSTVPYKQIIIAMGEGAKAALSAFEDRMRGVI from the coding sequence ATGCTAGATACCTCTTTGAAAGATCAACTTAAAAATATTTTCGCTGTTTTAGAGGCTCGATACACATTGGATATTGCCGTGGCCCCTCAACACGAAAGTTGGCAGGAATTAACGGAAATGCTGGCAGACGTGGCTGAATGTTCAGATAAAATATCTTGCCAGATTAAAGAGGGAAAAGAACTGGAGTTCTCTTTACTGAAAAACGGAGAACCCACAGGCATCAAATTCCGGGGAGTTCCCAATGGCCACGAGTTCACCTCCCTCCTACTTGCTATTATGAATGCAGACGGGAAAGGGAAGAATTTTCCGGATAAGACCATCTGCAACCGGGTGAAAGCATTGAAAGGCCCCATACACCTGACAACTTACGTATCTTTAACTTGTACCAACTGTCCGGATGTCGTACAAGCGCTGAATGCAATGGTTACTTTAAACCCGCAAATCCATCACGAAATGGTCGACGGGGCAATCTACCAAGATGAAGTAGAAAAATTAAAGATACAAGGAGTACCTTCCGTGTTCGCTGATGGAAAACTCCTCCATGTCGGAAGAGGGGAATTCGGTGAATTATTAAACAAACTTGAGACTCAATACGGAATAGAGGAAAACACGTTAGAGGTAAAAGAAAAAAGTTATGATGTCATCGTTTTAGGAGGAGGACCGGCAGGTTCGGCTGCCGCCATTTACTCCGCACGCAAGGGTTTGAACGTGGCAGTCATAGCGGAACGTATCGGGGGACAAGTCAAAGAAACCGTGGGAATTGAAAACCTAATTTCCGTACCGGAAACAACAGGTAATCAATTGGCAGACAATTTACGGACACATTTACAATGTTACCCGATTGACCTGCTGGAACATCGGCAGATTGAAAAAATAGCATTAGAGGACAAACAAAAAATACTTTCCACGGCTACCGGGGAGAAATTCTCCGCACCGGCTGTTATCGTAGCTACCGGAGCCAGTTGGAGAAAACTGAACGTATCAGGTGAGGCCGAGTATATCGGTAGAGGCGTCGCGTTCTGCCCGCATTGTGACGGGCCATTCTACAAAGGCAAACACGTTGCAGTTGTAGGAGGGGGCAATTCAGGGATAGAAGCTGCCATTGATTTGGCAGGAATATGTTCAAAAGTTACCGTATTGGAATTTTTGGACAATTTAAAGGCCGATCAAGTGTTACAGGAAAAACTAAAAAGCTTACCCAACGTGGAAGTCTTTGTCAATTCGCAAACACTTGAAGTTATCGGCAACGGGGATAAGGTAACAGGCATCCGGGTAAAAGACCGGACCTCCGAAGAGGTTCGTACCATTGAATTGGACGGAATTTTCGTTCAGATCGGTTTAATGCCTAATAGCGGCGTTTTCCGGGATGTAGTCGACACGAATCGAATGGGAGAAATCGCCATCGACACGCATTGCCGCACAAATATTCCGGGAATCTATGCCGCAGGAGATGTCTCCACCGTACCCTACAAACAAATCATCATCGCCATGGGAGAAGGAGCAAAAGCCGCACTTTCTGCTTTTGAGGATCGGATGCGAGGGGTGATTTAA
- the ahpC gene encoding alkyl hydroperoxide reductase subunit C yields MEPIINSQLPKFKVQAFHNGEFKTISSEDVKGKWAIFFFYPADFTFVCPTELVDVAEKYEQFKAMGVEVYSVSTDSHFVHKAWHDASESIRKIKYPMLADPTGVLSRAFGVMIEEDGMAYRGTFVVNPEGKIKIAEIHDNNIGRNADELLRKVEAAQFVAEHPNEVCPAKWKKGANTLKPSIDLVGKI; encoded by the coding sequence ATGGAACCAATTATCAATTCACAACTTCCTAAGTTCAAAGTTCAGGCATTTCACAACGGAGAGTTCAAAACAATAAGTAGCGAAGACGTAAAAGGCAAGTGGGCGATCTTCTTTTTCTACCCCGCAGACTTTACCTTCGTTTGCCCGACCGAATTAGTTGACGTGGCAGAGAAATACGAGCAATTCAAAGCAATGGGAGTAGAAGTTTACTCTGTAAGCACGGATTCTCATTTCGTACACAAAGCATGGCATGATGCCTCTGAAAGCATTCGCAAAATCAAATACCCGATGTTGGCAGACCCGACCGGAGTATTGAGCCGTGCCTTCGGGGTCATGATCGAGGAAGACGGGATGGCTTATCGCGGAACATTCGTGGTAAACCCAGAAGGAAAGATTAAAATTGCAGAAATCCACGACAACAACATTGGGCGTAACGCGGACGAATTACTTCGGAAGGTTGAAGCTGCTCAATTCGTGGCAGAACACCCGAACGAAGTTTGTCCTGCAAAATGGAAAAAAGGAGCAAATACACTGAAACCAAGCATCGATTTAGTCGGAAAAATCTAA